One genomic region from Verrucomicrobiota bacterium encodes:
- a CDS encoding type II toxin-antitoxin system RelE/ParE family toxin, whose translation MKYGVILPKSVQKELDHLPDDIESRVLARLDALESNPRPPDVKKLKGRSAWRIRVGDYRVIYEIHDRAQQILIVTVGNRRDVYR comes from the coding sequence ATGAAATACGGCGTCATCCTGCCGAAATCGGTCCAGAAAGAATTAGACCACCTGCCGGATGACATCGAGAGCCGCGTCTTGGCGCGCTTGGACGCACTCGAATCCAATCCCCGCCCGCCCGACGTAAAAAAGCTCAAAGGCCGCAGCGCATGGAGAATCCGGGTCGGCGATTATCGCGTGATTTACGAAATCCATGATCGGGCTCAACAGATTTTGATCGTTACAGTGGGAAACCGGCGTGACGTGTATCGCTGA
- a CDS encoding NHL repeat-containing protein: MAKLKGDLTLSKLICCLVFAFLAAADAPALTLKVGDIFVANFGGNNILKVDPKSGALQNWGAVAQPTDVAPSSDGFIYITSLNNTVSKLCIGNGSVTPLSSGGLLNQPYGIVLGPSGDLFVTSFANSVVVQVDHVTGAQTLVASGGSLSGPLGIAFNAAGNLVVANYNTSSILQINPTNGTQTVILSGNGLNHPHHLILDASGAIFVGNDVLNAGNIIQRVTPGSTTVTNISVGGKLKSPRGIAISGSGKLISAQFDNRQIVSVDSTNGIQTGITSVGGLLNQPYGVAVYNFPAVPPDVCSPDLNIAQGGPNVVLSWPTNSMGFTLQTTMDLLSPDSWTSVTNAVQVAGTNYLVTVDASGGPSFFRLRK; the protein is encoded by the coding sequence ATGGCTAAACTTAAAGGTGACCTGACTCTCTCGAAACTCATTTGTTGTCTGGTTTTCGCGTTTCTGGCGGCAGCGGATGCGCCGGCGTTGACTCTCAAAGTGGGCGACATCTTTGTGGCGAATTTCGGCGGCAACAACATCCTCAAGGTCGATCCCAAGTCTGGCGCGTTGCAAAATTGGGGTGCGGTGGCTCAACCCACCGACGTGGCACCGTCTTCCGACGGGTTTATTTACATCACCAGCCTCAACAACACGGTCAGCAAACTGTGCATCGGCAATGGTTCGGTCACGCCGCTGAGTTCCGGCGGGTTGTTGAACCAGCCCTACGGCATTGTACTGGGGCCGTCCGGGGATTTGTTTGTCACGTCGTTTGCCAATAGTGTGGTGGTGCAGGTGGATCACGTCACGGGCGCGCAGACACTCGTGGCTTCCGGTGGGTCCTTGTCTGGCCCGCTCGGTATCGCGTTCAACGCGGCAGGCAATCTGGTGGTGGCCAATTACAACACCAGTTCGATTCTGCAAATCAACCCGACCAACGGGACGCAAACGGTCATTCTCTCCGGCAACGGTTTGAATCATCCGCACCACCTGATTCTTGATGCTTCGGGTGCGATCTTTGTTGGCAACGACGTGCTCAATGCCGGGAACATCATTCAAAGGGTCACCCCGGGGAGCACCACGGTTACGAACATTTCCGTCGGCGGCAAATTAAAATCCCCCAGAGGCATCGCCATCTCCGGGAGCGGCAAACTGATTTCTGCGCAGTTCGACAACCGGCAGATCGTAAGTGTGGATTCCACCAACGGCATCCAAACAGGCATTACTTCCGTCGGCGGGTTGTTAAACCAGCCCTATGGCGTGGCGGTTTACAACTTCCCCGCCGTGCCGCCGGATGTGTGCAGTCCGGATTTAAACATCGCTCAAGGTGGGCCAAACGTGGTCCTCTCCTGGCCAACCAATTCAATGGGGTTCACTTTGCAGACCACCATGGATCTTTTGTCACCTGATAGCTGGACGAGCGTCACCAACGCGGTCCAGGTTGCCGGGACAAATTATTTGGTCACGGTGGATGCGAGCGGCGGTCCCAGTTTCTTTCGGTTGAGAAAGTGA
- the hisA gene encoding phosphoribosylformimino-5-aminoimidazole carboxamide ribotide isomerase: MFRPCIDLHEGKVKQIVGGTLSDDPKTLRTNFVSERPAAWFAELYRRDGLKGGHVVMLGPGNEAVARSALATFPGGLQIGGGINIDNARAWLEAGASHVIVTSWVFSAGRVNWERLEKLVAAVGRNRLVLDLSCRRRGQEHVVVTDRWQKFTELTISRQTLKMLADHCSEFLVHAADVEGLCKGMDLELIEKLAQCSPLPTTYAGGARSLADLEEVTRIGHGKIDLTIGSALDIFGGDGVQYAQVVAFNRRPSVGGAKQATRGFGVTDTNN; this comes from the coding sequence ATGTTCAGACCGTGCATCGATCTCCACGAGGGGAAGGTAAAACAAATCGTCGGCGGCACGTTGAGCGACGATCCGAAGACCCTGCGCACGAATTTTGTCTCCGAGCGTCCGGCGGCCTGGTTTGCGGAGCTTTACCGGCGCGATGGTTTGAAAGGCGGTCACGTGGTTATGCTTGGACCGGGCAACGAAGCGGTGGCCCGGTCGGCGTTGGCCACCTTTCCCGGCGGCCTGCAGATTGGCGGCGGCATCAACATCGACAACGCGCGCGCCTGGCTGGAGGCTGGGGCTTCGCATGTCATTGTGACTTCCTGGGTGTTTTCGGCAGGACGTGTGAATTGGGAGCGGCTCGAAAAACTGGTGGCAGCGGTCGGGCGGAATCGGTTGGTGCTGGATCTGAGCTGCCGCCGTCGCGGTCAAGAGCATGTCGTTGTCACGGATCGCTGGCAAAAATTCACGGAGTTAACCATCAGCCGCCAGACTTTGAAAATGCTGGCCGACCATTGTTCGGAGTTCCTGGTTCACGCGGCGGATGTGGAAGGACTCTGCAAAGGGATGGATCTGGAACTGATCGAAAAACTCGCGCAATGCTCGCCGCTGCCGACCACTTATGCCGGCGGCGCACGCTCGCTGGCCGATCTCGAAGAGGTGACCCGAATCGGGCACGGAAAAATTGACCTGACGATTGGGTCGGCGCTCGACATTTTCGGCGGCGATGGCGTACAGTACGCGCAAGTCGTCGCTTTCAATCGCCGACCATCCGTCGGCGGTGCGAAGCAGGCGACCCGTGGGTTTGGGGTGACGGACACCAACAACTGA
- a CDS encoding DUF2062 domain-containing protein: MNVRGWLQRHSLRLLAIADTPNAIAGGVAIGIFFGFTPLFGLKTLLSIFFAWLMRCNILAAVIAVTLHDIAIPFMPVLYRWEYKVGYWILSDPHEWPPSLAQTHWDFHAWRSWTKFFTVGKPLLVGSLVMGAPVALLVFSLTKGFIIRHRKKVHAREHPTPDYDQLSD; this comes from the coding sequence ATGAACGTCCGCGGCTGGCTGCAACGACATTCACTGAGACTGCTGGCGATTGCCGATACTCCGAATGCCATCGCGGGCGGGGTGGCGATAGGGATTTTCTTTGGCTTCACGCCGTTGTTTGGACTCAAGACGCTGCTGTCCATTTTCTTTGCCTGGCTGATGCGCTGCAACATTCTTGCGGCGGTCATCGCGGTGACGTTGCATGACATCGCCATTCCCTTCATGCCGGTGCTGTACCGCTGGGAATACAAAGTGGGTTACTGGATCTTGAGCGACCCACACGAATGGCCGCCGTCGCTGGCTCAAACGCACTGGGATTTCCATGCGTGGCGAAGCTGGACGAAGTTTTTTACCGTTGGCAAACCGCTGTTGGTGGGGTCGCTGGTCATGGGTGCGCCAGTGGCGTTGCTGGTGTTCAGCCTGACAAAGGGCTTCATCATCCGCCATCGGAAAAAAGTGCACGCGCGGGAGCACCCGACACCCGACTACGATCAGTTGTCCGATTGA
- a CDS encoding response regulator: MKEKQILIIEDDDLQYEIYEEALARHKLVRAQTGSKALDLIAKNPPDVVILDHVLAEGERGLDFLPQFKELLPFVPIIVVSGALEVHQQIHALQGPRRAHYCITKPVDVRELKQTVATALKECGEAEVVRQFEALERSKRIDAQELFSRSTDRLSRQNQIRQSLARSKERPNISALAREFAVARRTIIRDLQELIRRGQLKPEVYPEWENPDAEE; this comes from the coding sequence ATGAAAGAGAAACAAATCCTCATCATCGAAGACGACGATCTGCAATACGAGATTTACGAGGAGGCGCTGGCCAGACACAAACTGGTGCGCGCCCAGACTGGCAGTAAGGCGCTCGACCTCATCGCCAAAAATCCGCCGGACGTGGTGATTCTCGATCACGTGCTGGCCGAAGGTGAGCGCGGTTTGGATTTTTTGCCGCAGTTCAAGGAACTTCTGCCTTTCGTTCCCATCATCGTGGTTTCCGGTGCGCTGGAGGTGCACCAGCAGATTCATGCCTTGCAAGGGCCGCGGCGCGCTCATTATTGCATTACCAAGCCGGTGGATGTGCGCGAACTGAAACAAACCGTGGCCACCGCGCTCAAAGAATGCGGCGAAGCCGAAGTCGTTCGCCAGTTCGAGGCGTTGGAACGCTCCAAACGCATCGACGCCCAGGAATTATTCAGCCGTTCCACCGACCGGTTGAGCCGTCAGAATCAAATCCGTCAGTCGCTCGCCCGATCCAAGGAGCGTCCGAACATTTCCGCATTGGCCCGGGAATTTGCCGTGGCGCGCCGCACCATTATCCGCGATTTGCAGGAGTTGATTCGTCGCGGCCAGCTCAAGCCAGAAGTCTATCCGGAATGGGAAAATCCGGACGCGGAGGAGTGA
- a CDS encoding cadherin-like domain-containing protein: protein MPSAKVGVVAVRKETINSSSGSAAPRRFSSSSQRTFHCWQHPEDAPTWTVAYGKEFWRQRQTQNLRLQPSTKATEAAIKLPSSVNLGDVIERVSHALAADADEGYPHVRAKTYAASFDEHGLRFSPYRSATTSGEKAPFARGFPEPDSSTEAVFRTVSIHRENQSFYSPGASTLDWSVLGNTAQALLEPGLDLVEHFEARSEGVAVTWVVSKPLAGTGPLLVEAELKGLDYCGQTESGHHFADATGTARLRVGNVKVVDAAGASWDAAMEVNENQLRFTVPEAILAQATYPLAIDPVIGTEFGIDAPVFVPAAGNQSTPAVASNGSDYLVVWQNVPTRTFILQGSRVNSVGTPLDPAGITISSTATVSQEASLGVAANGSDYLVVWQDSRNISTNSQDIYGARVSSTGLLLDTNGIAISRAMNTQSYPAVAASGNGYLVVWQDARNGFSNTDVYGARVTASGVLVETNGIVISNAPNNQNAPAVAANGGDFLVVWEDWRNFASRSDIYGARVNNSGLVLESNGIAISQSPVFQSVPAVAANGTDYLVVWQDYRNLNNYDIHGARVTASGDVVETNGIAISRAASAQLAPAVAASGTDYLVVWQDLRNGVPDVYGTRITNAGIVVETNGTAISRAINTQSAPAVAANGSGYLVVWQDARNGEANTEIFGARLTPSGALIETNGLVISSIVNNEAVPAVAFNGTNYLVVWTDSRNWTNKLFNLDIYGARVSNAGTVFDPNGIAICRATADQAAPAVATDGSNFLVVWQDLRNQSTTATDVYGARVTGTGALMETNGIAISRAANNQTSPSVAASRSGFLVVWQDMRNASIGSDIYGARLTTAGAVLDSGGIPINRAKDDQRFPAAAFNGNNFLVVWEDWRNSKPATTNGADIYGTLITMAGTTVDTNGFAISRTEKNQLFPAIAANGLPSNMNGYLVVWQDARNTSTSGYDIYGARVSLAGDILDTNGIAISTATNDQTFPSVASDGNDYLVAWQDATYSGTTRAVTNLNIYGTRVTSGGIVLDKSGLAINTNAFNQQLPVIAFGGGEQFLVVNQGTRFGTNRTVGNFVFLNVPPVAQSQSLSVNEDTPLTITLTASDADGDPLTYSVVTPPTHGTLTGTPPNLIYLGFTNYNGTDSFTFKANDGKVDSGIATIHITVLPVNDPPVAVARAFPLISLSPDDTNDFVISRNNTNAVVYFDGSLSTDVENDPLQFFWFEDGATTSFATSVVASNILSVGSHTIMLVVSDGMDAGTNRIVVNVIAASEAVQKLIDLVNGSRLPHQDTHPLIVTLNAASNSFDRGNGTAGINQLEAFQNKVRAQISPDDPALADLLIQAAQNIIDAFGESSEQPGIVRLGRQSLGGFHLQIAGNRGRVHLLQASTNLVDWETVGVARDTGNGKYEFEDPEASRFVSRFYRVVSP from the coding sequence ATGCCATCTGCAAAGGTCGGGGTGGTGGCCGTACGAAAAGAAACGATCAACTCATCCAGCGGGTCGGCCGCGCCCCGGCGTTTCAGTTCAAGTTCGCAGCGCACGTTTCATTGCTGGCAACACCCCGAAGACGCGCCCACCTGGACTGTGGCTTACGGGAAGGAATTTTGGCGGCAACGCCAAACCCAAAATCTTCGGTTGCAACCCTCGACGAAGGCGACAGAGGCTGCGATCAAACTTCCGTCGTCCGTCAATTTGGGTGATGTAATTGAGCGCGTATCCCACGCTTTGGCTGCGGACGCGGACGAAGGCTATCCGCACGTCCGGGCAAAAACATACGCGGCCAGCTTCGACGAGCATGGTTTGCGCTTTTCCCCTTACCGCTCCGCGACCACCTCTGGCGAAAAAGCCCCATTTGCCCGCGGCTTTCCTGAGCCAGACTCATCAACCGAGGCTGTGTTCAGAACCGTTTCCATTCACCGAGAGAATCAGTCGTTCTATTCTCCGGGCGCATCAACGCTGGACTGGTCAGTGCTGGGCAACACGGCGCAGGCGTTGCTCGAACCTGGCTTGGATTTGGTCGAGCACTTCGAGGCCCGCAGCGAAGGCGTGGCGGTCACCTGGGTGGTATCGAAACCCCTGGCGGGAACAGGGCCGTTGCTCGTGGAAGCAGAACTCAAAGGGCTGGACTACTGCGGCCAAACGGAAAGCGGTCACCACTTTGCCGACGCGACCGGGACCGCGCGCTTGCGCGTGGGCAACGTAAAAGTCGTGGATGCGGCGGGAGCAAGTTGGGACGCGGCAATGGAGGTAAACGAAAATCAACTTCGTTTTACTGTGCCGGAAGCCATCCTAGCCCAGGCCACTTATCCGTTGGCGATTGATCCGGTGATTGGAACTGAATTCGGTATTGACGCTCCGGTGTTCGTTCCAGCGGCGGGCAATCAATCAACGCCTGCGGTGGCCAGTAATGGGAGCGATTATTTGGTGGTGTGGCAAAACGTTCCCACTCGTACGTTTATCCTCCAAGGGTCGCGAGTGAACAGCGTTGGAACTCCTCTTGATCCCGCCGGCATAACGATCAGCAGCACTGCCACTGTCAGTCAGGAGGCGTCTCTTGGCGTTGCTGCCAATGGGAGCGACTATTTGGTGGTGTGGCAGGACTCGCGGAATATTTCCACCAACAGCCAGGACATCTATGGTGCCCGAGTGAGCAGTACTGGACTACTGCTCGATACAAACGGAATCGCGATCAGCCGGGCGATGAATACTCAGAGTTATCCCGCTGTGGCTGCCAGTGGGAATGGTTATTTGGTCGTGTGGCAGGACGCGCGCAATGGTTTTTCCAATACGGACGTTTACGGAGCAAGAGTGACAGCATCGGGCGTTTTGGTTGAGACCAACGGGATCGTGATCAGCAATGCACCCAACAACCAAAATGCTCCTGCCGTCGCCGCGAATGGCGGTGATTTCCTGGTGGTGTGGGAAGACTGGCGCAACTTCGCATCGAGATCGGACATCTACGGCGCGCGCGTCAACAATTCAGGTCTAGTGCTTGAGTCCAACGGGATCGCGATCAGTCAGTCGCCGGTCTTTCAAAGTGTTCCTGCGGTGGCGGCCAATGGAACCGACTATTTGGTGGTTTGGCAGGATTATCGGAACCTAAACAATTATGACATTCACGGTGCGCGTGTAACCGCCTCTGGAGACGTAGTGGAGACAAATGGAATCGCCATCAGTCGGGCGGCAAGTGCTCAACTCGCCCCGGCTGTCGCGGCCAGCGGAACGGACTATTTGGTGGTCTGGCAGGACTTACGCAATGGTGTCCCAGACGTTTATGGAACACGGATAACGAATGCCGGAATAGTAGTCGAAACCAACGGGACTGCCATCAGCCGGGCGATCAACACGCAAAGCGCTCCCGCGGTGGCCGCTAATGGAAGTGGTTATTTGGTCGTGTGGCAGGACGCGCGCAATGGTGAAGCCAACACTGAAATCTTCGGTGCGCGGTTGACTCCCTCCGGCGCGTTGATCGAAACAAATGGTCTCGTGATCAGTTCCATCGTAAACAACGAGGCAGTTCCCGCTGTGGCTTTCAACGGAACCAACTATTTGGTGGTATGGACGGACTCACGAAATTGGACGAATAAACTCTTCAACCTCGACATTTACGGCGCACGGGTGAGCAACGCCGGAACAGTATTCGACCCGAACGGCATTGCGATTTGTCGCGCGACAGCCGATCAAGCAGCTCCCGCCGTCGCAACCGATGGCAGCAATTTTCTCGTCGTCTGGCAGGACTTGCGCAATCAGTCCACGACGGCTACGGATGTTTACGGTGCGAGGGTGACTGGCACGGGCGCCCTGATGGAAACTAATGGGATTGCAATCAGCCGGGCTGCCAATAATCAAACTTCTCCAAGTGTGGCTGCGAGCCGGAGTGGGTTTTTGGTGGTATGGCAGGACATGCGGAACGCTTCCATTGGCTCTGATATCTATGGTGCACGCTTGACCACTGCAGGGGCAGTACTTGATTCGGGCGGGATTCCCATCAACAGAGCGAAGGATGACCAACGTTTTCCCGCCGCGGCGTTCAACGGCAATAACTTTCTGGTGGTTTGGGAAGACTGGCGAAATTCCAAGCCCGCAACCACGAACGGTGCTGACATTTACGGGACGCTCATCACCATGGCCGGCACAACGGTCGACACGAATGGTTTTGCCATCAGTCGGACGGAAAAGAATCAATTGTTTCCTGCGATCGCTGCGAACGGTCTGCCCTCTAATATGAACGGGTACCTTGTTGTTTGGCAAGACGCTCGCAATACATCTACAAGTGGGTACGACATCTATGGTGCGCGCGTGAGTTTGGCAGGCGATATTCTCGACACCAACGGGATCGCTATCAGCACCGCGACCAACGACCAGACGTTTCCGTCTGTTGCCAGTGATGGCAACGATTATCTCGTAGCCTGGCAGGACGCTACTTATTCAGGTACTACGAGAGCAGTTACCAATCTAAACATCTATGGTACACGCGTGACCAGTGGCGGAATTGTGTTGGATAAATCTGGCTTGGCAATAAACACCAACGCCTTCAACCAACAACTTCCCGTGATTGCTTTTGGCGGCGGCGAACAATTTCTGGTGGTCAATCAAGGCACGCGCTTCGGAACGAACCGCACCGTGGGTAATTTTGTTTTCCTCAATGTTCCGCCCGTGGCTCAGTCGCAGTCGCTCTCCGTCAATGAGGACACGCCACTAACCATCACGCTCACTGCCTCCGATGCGGATGGTGACCCGTTGACCTACTCAGTCGTGACTCCGCCGACCCACGGAACGTTGACCGGCACACCACCCAACCTGATCTACCTCGGCTTCACCAACTACAATGGCACGGACAGCTTCACGTTCAAAGCTAACGACGGCAAAGTCGATTCTGGCATCGCCACGATTCACATCACCGTCCTTCCGGTGAATGATCCGCCTGTGGCAGTGGCCAGAGCCTTCCCGTTGATATCGCTCTCGCCTGACGACACGAACGACTTTGTGATTTCGCGGAACAATACCAACGCGGTCGTCTATTTCGACGGCTCGCTTTCCACGGACGTGGAAAATGATCCGCTGCAATTCTTCTGGTTCGAGGATGGCGCGACCACGTCCTTCGCGACCAGTGTGGTGGCGAGCAATATTCTCAGCGTTGGCTCGCATACTATCATGCTGGTCGTGAGCGACGGAATGGACGCGGGCACCAACCGCATCGTGGTGAACGTGATTGCCGCCAGCGAAGCCGTGCAGAAACTGATCGACCTCGTCAATGGTTCTCGCCTTCCGCACCAGGACACTCATCCATTGATTGTTACTTTGAACGCGGCGAGCAACTCGTTTGACCGCGGCAACGGGACGGCGGGCATCAACCAACTGGAGGCGTTTCAAAACAAAGTGCGCGCCCAGATCAGCCCGGATGATCCAGCGCTGGCGGATTTGCTCATTCAAGCCGCGCAGAACATCATCGACGCTTTCGGGGAGTCGAGCGAACAGCCGGGAATCGTCCGATTGGGCCGCCAGTCTTTGGGAGGCTTCCACCTCCAGATTGCCGGCAACCGCGGCCGGGTTCATCTGCTTCAGGCCTCGACCAACCTTGTCGATTGGGAAACGGTGGGAGTGGCGCGTGACACTGGGAATGGGAAGTATGAATTTGAAGACCCGGAGGCGAGTCGTTTCGTCAGTCGCTTTTACCGCGTGGTATCGCCTTGA
- a CDS encoding SpoIIE family protein phosphatase gives MDEKPVKVLIVEDEPQFADAVADMLRATKRHRFECESAASLAAALTRLAAGGIDLVLLDLYLSDSDGLDTVVKVQTQVPQLPIIVLSGVDDETLEVEALAAGAQDYLVKGQTDKHLFFRTIRYAIERKRAELALLQAEEKYRSIFENTVEGIFQTTADGHYLSANSALARIYGYDSPEELMRAITDIARSLYVDPNRRAEFVRLMQENQIVTGFESQVNRKDGKVIWISENVRVVRDAQGRLLYYEGTVEDITERKRAEERLRDSESLYHSLVENLPQNILRKDLSERFTFANQRFCQTLGRPLEEIIGKTDYDFFPPELAAKYQQDDRQVIATGKMFETVEEHQPPGKEKLYVQVMKTPIYDAQGKIIGLQGIFWDITARKQAEERERLATAELARSQAELRKKNDQMEESLRMAREIQLAFLPQQYPTFPTGVDAKQSALSFCHRYLPAGTVGGDFFNVLALSDTQAGVFISDVMGHGVRSALITAMMRALVEELIHLAQDPGALLTQINHDLNAILKQTGSPMFASAFYLVADLKTRTLRFANAGHPKPLLLRRSTGQVELLENTERKSRPALGLIEDSVYTTSQCPLTANDLIMLYTDGLYEVEGPNQEFFGQERMLPAVTKRIHQPASQLFDELLEEIQRFALKREFDDDVCLVGMEVMKI, from the coding sequence ATGGATGAGAAACCAGTCAAGGTGCTGATCGTCGAGGACGAGCCGCAATTCGCCGACGCCGTGGCCGACATGCTGCGGGCGACGAAACGACATCGTTTCGAATGTGAATCCGCGGCGAGCCTGGCGGCGGCGCTGACGCGGCTGGCGGCGGGTGGCATCGACCTGGTGCTGCTGGATCTCTACTTGTCCGATAGCGACGGGCTGGACACCGTCGTAAAAGTCCAGACCCAAGTGCCGCAATTGCCGATCATCGTCTTGAGCGGAGTTGATGATGAGACGCTCGAAGTAGAGGCGCTGGCGGCCGGCGCGCAGGATTATCTGGTCAAGGGACAAACGGACAAGCATCTGTTTTTTCGCACCATTCGCTACGCGATCGAACGCAAACGCGCGGAACTGGCGCTGCTGCAGGCCGAGGAAAAATATCGCAGCATTTTTGAGAACACGGTCGAGGGCATTTTTCAGACAACGGCGGATGGCCATTACCTGAGCGCCAACTCCGCGCTGGCCCGCATCTACGGCTACGATTCACCGGAGGAGTTGATGCGGGCCATCACGGACATCGCGCGAAGTTTGTACGTGGACCCGAACCGGCGCGCAGAATTCGTGCGCCTCATGCAGGAAAACCAGATCGTCACCGGTTTCGAGTCCCAGGTAAATCGCAAAGACGGGAAGGTGATCTGGATTTCTGAAAACGTCCGCGTCGTGCGCGATGCTCAGGGCCGCTTGTTGTATTATGAGGGCACCGTCGAGGACATCACTGAACGCAAGCGGGCCGAAGAACGCCTGCGTGATTCAGAGTCGCTTTATCATTCCCTGGTGGAAAATCTCCCGCAAAACATTCTACGCAAGGACTTGTCCGAACGGTTCACTTTCGCCAATCAACGTTTTTGCCAGACGCTTGGGCGGCCATTGGAGGAGATCATCGGCAAGACCGACTATGACTTTTTCCCGCCCGAACTGGCCGCAAAATATCAACAGGACGACCGGCAAGTCATCGCCACCGGAAAAATGTTTGAGACGGTGGAAGAACATCAGCCCCCCGGCAAGGAGAAGCTGTACGTTCAAGTCATGAAGACACCGATCTACGACGCCCAGGGCAAAATCATCGGGCTGCAAGGAATCTTCTGGGACATCACCGCGCGCAAACAAGCTGAGGAACGCGAACGTCTGGCCACAGCCGAACTGGCCCGCAGTCAGGCGGAGCTTCGCAAAAAGAACGACCAGATGGAGGAAAGTCTCCGAATGGCGCGCGAAATTCAACTGGCCTTCCTTCCCCAGCAATACCCGACCTTCCCGACGGGCGTCGATGCCAAACAAAGCGCGTTGAGCTTTTGCCATCGCTATCTGCCCGCCGGAACGGTGGGCGGCGATTTTTTCAACGTGCTGGCGTTGTCCGACACGCAGGCCGGCGTGTTCATCAGCGACGTGATGGGCCACGGGGTGCGCTCGGCGTTGATCACCGCCATGATGCGCGCGCTGGTGGAAGAATTGATTCACCTCGCCCAGGACCCCGGCGCATTGCTGACGCAAATCAATCATGATCTGAATGCCATCCTCAAACAAACCGGCTCGCCGATGTTCGCCAGCGCGTTTTATCTCGTGGCCGATCTGAAAACCCGCACGCTGCGCTTTGCCAACGCCGGTCATCCGAAACCCTTGCTCCTGCGCCGCAGCACCGGCCAGGTGGAACTCCTGGAAAATACGGAGCGCAAATCCCGCCCGGCGCTCGGCTTGATCGAGGATTCAGTCTATACGACGTCCCAATGCCCACTTACCGCTAACGATCTCATCATGCTCTACACCGATGGTCTTTACGAAGTGGAAGGCCCAAATCAGGAATTCTTCGGGCAGGAAAGAATGCTGCCGGCCGTGACCAAACGCATCCATCAACCCGCCTCGCAATTGTTCGATGAGCTGCTGGAAGAAATCCAACGTTTCGCCCTCAAGCGGGAATTTGATGACGACGTCTGCCTGGTGGGAATGGAAGTGATGAAGATTTGA